A window of Saccopteryx leptura isolate mSacLep1 chromosome 5, mSacLep1_pri_phased_curated, whole genome shotgun sequence contains these coding sequences:
- the JCAD gene encoding junctional cadherin 5-associated protein isoform X6, with protein sequence MYSVEDLLISHGYKLSREFPAPPEGHREGCQPVRTGARGGHGLRNGCEDGPAAFPHSKGTARVTDAEKQHHVLRAHGEPRGASAAWMSEDGFDHQPMEAWFSQPQSGHNHTYWTREQEVSGLRGPGAREDPEVREMARAHSLPVHTRLGPWEVGGRTENVMKEVVWEEDLRRASPAKWQDVSRGSWNQSRKLERQTSEGAEEKLFQDLYPFVQGEHVLTSQSKGKSRSLPRVLSPKSLAYVEIPLSDGHLPDIPKVPFYPPNWAPNLESKRNPEKGGSSVPVPWPKFGRPLKPPSYDSHPHFRGGGEHSDSLDSQQADASVSHRTRPNGSRQEFGLPDAGLEPPVYVPPPSYRSPGQHVTDPYSEDVAPTQVWGSCRHPAEEAVASLRLPASPLGPGAETGGSPHSPRPPSTPGCDGSVLYISFDDPRVRHIKLAPPHSFCEEAKVNENLYSLGPVSTSEPQDTHHSGAVLSPQNILLPSRTKGGPALADPSRRWLWGQLPRDGENDGSPDQSDHNMMRGQWCDGRGSQQGQAGSHIFPNPLEESACETQTKLRKFETGIQTKKSSKKKINETIFCLVSVPVKSESHLPATDTNNNDVQPGAEEPRGPNFGSAALQEQHLLGASSTDLELQALTGHMAGAAEFHGQDLGDPDDRPADVLHFACPVMPRELQCSGLWPAHQYKDQQTQTTFTEESKSPRLLPAEKMGGSPSAVWPSKFLSPAASEALARMAVASSDQHQRPSVHHLPVQPSLHPSSCSAFTRTSLLTSQTPEREAGGSQPCVDSRGRGASPESRGEVVKGATTGPCNSQQLFGQFLLKPVSRRPWDLISQLESFNKELQEEEESSHSEDSETEGQPGSHTDGTPKNLGLSDHSWAGRVEEPPGRLVPEEPAFGSGGARCKSEKWSEEQKPAPFHLGARPQCPGPSQVEDHGGQAMLFAQRSLMTEKRNQVVGKRMKELAVSPGPVKRMTSCKSGGQVSSPEPVELREPSERQELPSVVRSVALNKAIPPKPGGGEEADMAVPLSLASKPRGLSAPDLRSVGLTVAPEWSALKLDWSSAEAGAIEIPPNESLQERAARILGIEVAVESLMLGARRMGQNQHPGPDGRAQSSVSPREDLVSSPAQPDDSTVCPDAFSSRRKCGWTKSPLFVGERDSARRTPGTSEHSGVDGVIPSMAPDLRSQPSAPESKPFNHKDMGTKPPYRSTLFHFIERTPSMAGSEKRLRSTSKVIESLQEKLVSQTMRATPDRLRRMNETCMTPAEWRGCDETRQRRAGPP encoded by the exons ATGTACAGTGTAGAAGACCTCCTGATTTCTCATGGGTACAAGCTGTCCAGAGAGTTCCCAGCACCACCTGAGGGTCACCGTGAGGGCTGCCAGCCTGTGAGGACAGGAGCGAGAGGGGGCCATGGCCTGCGGAATGGCTGTGAGGATGGCCCTGCCGCCTTCCCACACAGTAAGGGAACTGCACGTGTGACTGATGCTGAGAAGCAGCACCATGTGCTGAGAGCCCACGGAGAGCCCCGGGGCGCCTCCGCTGCCTGGATGTCTGAGGATGG GTTTGATCACCAGCCCATGGAAGCATGGTTCTCTCAGCCCCAGAGTGGTCACAACCACACCTACTGGACAAGAGAACaggaggtcagtggcttgagggGTCCAGGAGCCCGTGAAGATCCAGAGGTCCGAGAAATGGCCCGAGCCCACAGCCTGCCTGTCCATACAAGGCTGGGGCCATGGGAAGTTGGAGGAAGGACAGAGAATGTGATGAAGGAGGTGGTTTGGGAAGAAGATCTGAGACGGGCCAGTCCTGCCAAGTGGCAGGACGTAAGCCGGGGAAGCTGGAACCAGTCAAGGAAATTAGAGAGGCAGACGTCTGAGGGTGCTGAGGAGAAGCTGTTTCAAGATCTGTATCCGTTTGTGCAAGGAGAACACGTGCTGACTTCCCAAAGCAAAGGGAAATCCCGTTCGCTGCCTAGAGTTCTCTCCCCCAAGAGTCTGGCGTATGTGGAGATTCCACTGAGTGATGGGCACTTGCCAGATATCCCTAAAGTGCCATTTTACCCTCCAAATTGGGCACCAAATTTGGAATCTAAAAGGAACCCCGAGAAGGGTGGCTCCTCAGTCCCTGTACCCTGGCCGAAGTTTGGCCGACCCCTCAAGCCTCCATCCTATGACTCCCACCCACACTTCAGGGGAGGCGGGGAGCACAGTGACTCCCTGGACAGCCAGCAGGCGGACGCGAGTGTTTCCCACAGGACCAGACCGAACGGCTCCAGGCAGGAGTTCGGCCTGCCCGACGCAGGTCTGGAGCCCCCCGTGTATGTGCCTCCACCATCGTACAGGTCTCCGGGCCAGCACGTCACAGACCCCTACTCAGAGGACGTGGCACCCACGCAGGTGTGGGGCAGCTGCCGTCACCCGGCTGAGGAGGCCGTGGCCAGCCTTCGGCTCCCTGCCAGTCCCCTGGGGCCGGGGGCTGAGACTGGGGGGAGCCCGCACTCTCCTCGGCCCCCTTCCACCCCTGGGTGTGATGGCTCTGTCCTGTACATTTCCTTTGATGACCCGCGGGTACGACACATTAAACTGGCCCCACCCCACAGTTTCTGTGAAGAAGCAAAGGTGAATGAGAATTTGTACAGCTTGGGTCCAGTCTCCACATCAGAGCCGCAAGACACGCACCACAGTGGTGCCGTTCTGAGCCCACAGAACATCCTGCTCCCGTCCAGGACTAAGGGAGGCCCTGCCCTTGCTGACCCTAGCCGCCGGTGGCTGTGGGGCCAACTCCCCAGGGATGGAGAGAATGATGGCTCTCCTGACCAAAGTGACCACAACATGATGAGAGGACAGTGGTGTGACGGGAGAGGCAGCCAGCAAGGACAAGCAGGAAGCCACATCTTCCCGAACCCTCTAGAAGAGAGTGCCTGCGAAACCCAAACCAAGCTCAGAAAGTTTGAAACCGGGATTCAGACCAAGaaaagttcaaagaaaaaaattaacgaGACGATCTTTTGTTTGGTTTCCGTCCCAGTGAAGTCCGAGTCCCACCTGCCAGCCACAGACACGAACAACAATGACGTGCAGCCTGGTGCCGAGGAGCCCCGTGGGCCCAACTTTGGGAGCGCAGCTCTGCAAGAACAGCATCTGCTGGGTGCGTCCTCCACTGACCTGGAGCTGCAGGCGCTCACTGGGCACATGGCTGGCGCGGCCGAGTTCCACGGGCAAGATCTGGGGGACCCGGATGACCGGCCAGCAGATGTCCTACACTTCGCTTGCCCTGTGATGCCCAGAGAACTCCAGTGTTCTGGCCTGTGGCCAGCACACCAGTACAAAGATCAGCAGACACAAACCACTTTCACAGAAGAATCCAAAAGCCCGCGGCTTCTCCCTGCTGAGAAGATGGGAGGGTCACCTAGTGCTGTGTGGCCTTCAAAGTTTCTCAGCCCCGCTGCTTCTGAAGCTCTGGCGCGCATGGCTGTCGCTTCCAGTGATCAACACCAGAGGCCAAGTGTCCATCACCTCCCAGTTCAGCCGTCCCTCCACCCTTCTAGCTGCAGTGCTTTCACAAGGACCTCCCTACTCACAAGCCAGACCCCTGAGCGAGAAGCAGGCGGCAGCCAGCCCTGCGTGGACTCCCGTGGCCGTGGCGCCAGCCCTGAGTCCAGAGGCGAGGTGGTGAAGGGGGCAACCACCGGTCCGTGTAATAGTCAGCAGCTGTTTGGTCAGTTTCTTTTAAAGCCAGTTAGCCGTCGTCCCTGGGACCTGATAAGTCAGTTGGAAAGTTTTAATAAGGAGcttcaggaagaggaagagagcagTCACAGTGAGGACAGCGAGACAGAAGGGCAGCCAGGAAGCCACACCGATGGCACACCCAAGAATTTGGGCCTCAGCGACCACAGCTGGGCGGGGAGAGTGGAGGAACCACCAGGGAGGCTGGTGCCGGAGGAGCCTGCGTTTGGGTCGGGAGGAGCGAGGTGTAAGTCTGAGAAATGGAGTGAGGAGCAGAAGCCTGCCCCCTTCCACCTTGGTGctcgtcctcagtgcccaggcccctCACAGGTGGAGGACCATGGAGGCCAGGCGATGCTGTTTGCGCAGAGAAGCTTGATGACAGAGAAGAGAAACCAGGTGGTCGGGAAGAGAATGAAGGAGCTAGCAGTCAGCCCAGGGCCTGTGAAAAGAATGACGTCTTGTAAGTCAGGTGGCCAAGTGTCCTCACCTGAGCCAGTGGAGCTGAGGGAGCCCTCGGAAAGGCAGGAACTGCCCAGTGTTGTCAGGTCTGTGGCGCTGAACAAAGCAATCCCTCCAAAACCTggtggtggggaggaggcagacatGGCGGTCCCACTCTCTCTTGCCAGCAAACCTCGAGGACTCTCGGCACCAGACTTGAGGTCTGTGGGGCTGACCGTGGCACCAGAATGGAGTGCCCTGAAATTAGACTGGTCCTCAGCTGAAGCGGGTGCAATAGAGATCCCCCCAAATGAGTCCCTTCAGGAGAGGGCTGCAAGGATCCTGGGCATTGAGGTGGCTGTGGAGTCCCTGATGCTGGGCGCCAGGAGAATGGGACAGAACCAgcatcctgggcctgatggcagGGCCCAGAGTTCGGTGTCCCCGAGGGAGGACCTAGTGTCCAGTCCAGCCCAGCCGGATGACTCCACGGTGTGCCCAGATGCCTTTTCCAGCAGGAGAAAGTGTGGCTGGACCAAAAGCCCTCTGTTTGTAGGGGAAAGGGACAGCGCTCGGCGGACTCCCGGGACTTCTGAGCACTCAGGTGTGGACGGGGTCATCCCCAGCATGGCCCCTGACCTCAGGTCTCAGCCCAGTGCCCCAGAGTCCAAGCCCTTCAATCACAAGGACATGGGGACAAAACCACCCTACAGGTCCACTTTGTTCCATTTTATAGAAAGGACTCCAAGTATGGCAGGCTCAGAAAAGAGGCTCAGAAGTACTTCCAAAGTGATAGAGAGTTTGCAGGAGAAGCTGGTGTCCCAGACGATGCGAGCCACCCCTGACCGCTTGAGGAGGATGAATGAG ACTTGTATGACCCCAGCCGAGTGGAGAGGGTGTGATGAGACGCGGCAGAGGAGGGCCGGTCCACCGTAG
- the JCAD gene encoding junctional cadherin 5-associated protein isoform X3, with translation MYSVEDLLISHGYKLSREFPAPPEGHREGCQPVRTGARGGHGLRNGCEDGPAAFPHSKGTARVTDAEKQHHVLRAHGEPRGASAAWMSEDGFDHQPMEAWFSQPQSGHNHTYWTREQEVSGLRGPGAREDPEVREMARAHSLPVHTRLGPWEVGGRTENVMKEVVWEEDLRRASPAKWQDVSRGSWNQSRKLERQTSEGAEEKLFQDLYPFVQGEHVLTSQSKGKSRSLPRVLSPKSLAYVEIPLSDGHLPDIPKVPFYPPNWAPNLESKRNPEKGGSSVPVPWPKFGRPLKPPSYDSHPHFRGGGEHSDSLDSQQADASVSHRTRPNGSRQEFGLPDAGLEPPVYVPPPSYRSPGQHVTDPYSEDVAPTQVWGSCRHPAEEAVASLRLPASPLGPGAETGGSPHSPRPPSTPGCDGSVLYISFDDPRVRHIKLAPPHSFCEEAKVNENLYSLGPVSTSEPQDTHHSGAVLSPQNILLPSRTKGGPALADPSRRWLWGQLPRDGENDGSPDQSDHNMMRGQWCDGRGSQQGQAGSHIFPNPLEESACETQTKLRKFETGIQTKKSSKKKINETIFCLVSVPVKSESHLPATDTNNNDVQPGAEEPRGPNFGSAALQEQHLLGASSTDLELQALTGHMAGAAEFHGQDLGDPDDRPADVLHFACPVMPRELQCSGLWPAHQYKDQQTQTTFTEESKSPRLLPAEKMGGSPSAVWPSKFLSPAASEALARMAVASSDQHQRPSVHHLPVQPSLHPSSCSAFTRTSLLTSQTPEREAGGSQPCVDSRGRGASPESRGEVVKGATTGPCNSQQLFGQFLLKPVSRRPWDLISQLESFNKELQEEEESSHSEDSETEGQPGSHTDGTPKNLGLSDHSWAGRVEEPPGRLVPEEPAFGSGGARCKSEKWSEEQKPAPFHLGARPQCPGPSQVEDHGGQAMLFAQRSLMTEKRNQVVGKRMKELAVSPGPVKRMTSCKSGGQVSSPEPVELREPSERQELPSVVRSVALNKAIPPKPGGGEEADMAVPLSLASKPRGLSAPDLRSVGLTVAPEWSALKLDWSSAEAGAIEIPPNESLQERAARILGIEVAVESLMLGARRMGQNQHPGPDGRAQSSVSPREDLVSSPAQPDDSTVCPDAFSSRRKCGWTKSPLFVGERDSARRTPGTSEHSERTPSMAGSEKRLRSTSKVIESLQEKLVSQTMRATPDRLRRMNEVRSVSRMRLLSSRSADSAEGAEEELRVERGPTLHPGGLESLTMGDPAWKVGNALSVSKGALSLGENGHLAAGREKNSMDQDFGPGEESDLYDPSRVERV, from the exons ATGTACAGTGTAGAAGACCTCCTGATTTCTCATGGGTACAAGCTGTCCAGAGAGTTCCCAGCACCACCTGAGGGTCACCGTGAGGGCTGCCAGCCTGTGAGGACAGGAGCGAGAGGGGGCCATGGCCTGCGGAATGGCTGTGAGGATGGCCCTGCCGCCTTCCCACACAGTAAGGGAACTGCACGTGTGACTGATGCTGAGAAGCAGCACCATGTGCTGAGAGCCCACGGAGAGCCCCGGGGCGCCTCCGCTGCCTGGATGTCTGAGGATGG GTTTGATCACCAGCCCATGGAAGCATGGTTCTCTCAGCCCCAGAGTGGTCACAACCACACCTACTGGACAAGAGAACaggaggtcagtggcttgagggGTCCAGGAGCCCGTGAAGATCCAGAGGTCCGAGAAATGGCCCGAGCCCACAGCCTGCCTGTCCATACAAGGCTGGGGCCATGGGAAGTTGGAGGAAGGACAGAGAATGTGATGAAGGAGGTGGTTTGGGAAGAAGATCTGAGACGGGCCAGTCCTGCCAAGTGGCAGGACGTAAGCCGGGGAAGCTGGAACCAGTCAAGGAAATTAGAGAGGCAGACGTCTGAGGGTGCTGAGGAGAAGCTGTTTCAAGATCTGTATCCGTTTGTGCAAGGAGAACACGTGCTGACTTCCCAAAGCAAAGGGAAATCCCGTTCGCTGCCTAGAGTTCTCTCCCCCAAGAGTCTGGCGTATGTGGAGATTCCACTGAGTGATGGGCACTTGCCAGATATCCCTAAAGTGCCATTTTACCCTCCAAATTGGGCACCAAATTTGGAATCTAAAAGGAACCCCGAGAAGGGTGGCTCCTCAGTCCCTGTACCCTGGCCGAAGTTTGGCCGACCCCTCAAGCCTCCATCCTATGACTCCCACCCACACTTCAGGGGAGGCGGGGAGCACAGTGACTCCCTGGACAGCCAGCAGGCGGACGCGAGTGTTTCCCACAGGACCAGACCGAACGGCTCCAGGCAGGAGTTCGGCCTGCCCGACGCAGGTCTGGAGCCCCCCGTGTATGTGCCTCCACCATCGTACAGGTCTCCGGGCCAGCACGTCACAGACCCCTACTCAGAGGACGTGGCACCCACGCAGGTGTGGGGCAGCTGCCGTCACCCGGCTGAGGAGGCCGTGGCCAGCCTTCGGCTCCCTGCCAGTCCCCTGGGGCCGGGGGCTGAGACTGGGGGGAGCCCGCACTCTCCTCGGCCCCCTTCCACCCCTGGGTGTGATGGCTCTGTCCTGTACATTTCCTTTGATGACCCGCGGGTACGACACATTAAACTGGCCCCACCCCACAGTTTCTGTGAAGAAGCAAAGGTGAATGAGAATTTGTACAGCTTGGGTCCAGTCTCCACATCAGAGCCGCAAGACACGCACCACAGTGGTGCCGTTCTGAGCCCACAGAACATCCTGCTCCCGTCCAGGACTAAGGGAGGCCCTGCCCTTGCTGACCCTAGCCGCCGGTGGCTGTGGGGCCAACTCCCCAGGGATGGAGAGAATGATGGCTCTCCTGACCAAAGTGACCACAACATGATGAGAGGACAGTGGTGTGACGGGAGAGGCAGCCAGCAAGGACAAGCAGGAAGCCACATCTTCCCGAACCCTCTAGAAGAGAGTGCCTGCGAAACCCAAACCAAGCTCAGAAAGTTTGAAACCGGGATTCAGACCAAGaaaagttcaaagaaaaaaattaacgaGACGATCTTTTGTTTGGTTTCCGTCCCAGTGAAGTCCGAGTCCCACCTGCCAGCCACAGACACGAACAACAATGACGTGCAGCCTGGTGCCGAGGAGCCCCGTGGGCCCAACTTTGGGAGCGCAGCTCTGCAAGAACAGCATCTGCTGGGTGCGTCCTCCACTGACCTGGAGCTGCAGGCGCTCACTGGGCACATGGCTGGCGCGGCCGAGTTCCACGGGCAAGATCTGGGGGACCCGGATGACCGGCCAGCAGATGTCCTACACTTCGCTTGCCCTGTGATGCCCAGAGAACTCCAGTGTTCTGGCCTGTGGCCAGCACACCAGTACAAAGATCAGCAGACACAAACCACTTTCACAGAAGAATCCAAAAGCCCGCGGCTTCTCCCTGCTGAGAAGATGGGAGGGTCACCTAGTGCTGTGTGGCCTTCAAAGTTTCTCAGCCCCGCTGCTTCTGAAGCTCTGGCGCGCATGGCTGTCGCTTCCAGTGATCAACACCAGAGGCCAAGTGTCCATCACCTCCCAGTTCAGCCGTCCCTCCACCCTTCTAGCTGCAGTGCTTTCACAAGGACCTCCCTACTCACAAGCCAGACCCCTGAGCGAGAAGCAGGCGGCAGCCAGCCCTGCGTGGACTCCCGTGGCCGTGGCGCCAGCCCTGAGTCCAGAGGCGAGGTGGTGAAGGGGGCAACCACCGGTCCGTGTAATAGTCAGCAGCTGTTTGGTCAGTTTCTTTTAAAGCCAGTTAGCCGTCGTCCCTGGGACCTGATAAGTCAGTTGGAAAGTTTTAATAAGGAGcttcaggaagaggaagagagcagTCACAGTGAGGACAGCGAGACAGAAGGGCAGCCAGGAAGCCACACCGATGGCACACCCAAGAATTTGGGCCTCAGCGACCACAGCTGGGCGGGGAGAGTGGAGGAACCACCAGGGAGGCTGGTGCCGGAGGAGCCTGCGTTTGGGTCGGGAGGAGCGAGGTGTAAGTCTGAGAAATGGAGTGAGGAGCAGAAGCCTGCCCCCTTCCACCTTGGTGctcgtcctcagtgcccaggcccctCACAGGTGGAGGACCATGGAGGCCAGGCGATGCTGTTTGCGCAGAGAAGCTTGATGACAGAGAAGAGAAACCAGGTGGTCGGGAAGAGAATGAAGGAGCTAGCAGTCAGCCCAGGGCCTGTGAAAAGAATGACGTCTTGTAAGTCAGGTGGCCAAGTGTCCTCACCTGAGCCAGTGGAGCTGAGGGAGCCCTCGGAAAGGCAGGAACTGCCCAGTGTTGTCAGGTCTGTGGCGCTGAACAAAGCAATCCCTCCAAAACCTggtggtggggaggaggcagacatGGCGGTCCCACTCTCTCTTGCCAGCAAACCTCGAGGACTCTCGGCACCAGACTTGAGGTCTGTGGGGCTGACCGTGGCACCAGAATGGAGTGCCCTGAAATTAGACTGGTCCTCAGCTGAAGCGGGTGCAATAGAGATCCCCCCAAATGAGTCCCTTCAGGAGAGGGCTGCAAGGATCCTGGGCATTGAGGTGGCTGTGGAGTCCCTGATGCTGGGCGCCAGGAGAATGGGACAGAACCAgcatcctgggcctgatggcagGGCCCAGAGTTCGGTGTCCCCGAGGGAGGACCTAGTGTCCAGTCCAGCCCAGCCGGATGACTCCACGGTGTGCCCAGATGCCTTTTCCAGCAGGAGAAAGTGTGGCTGGACCAAAAGCCCTCTGTTTGTAGGGGAAAGGGACAGCGCTCGGCGGACTCCCGGGACTTCTGAGCACTCAG AAAGGACTCCAAGTATGGCAGGCTCAGAAAAGAGGCTCAGAAGTACTTCCAAAGTGATAGAGAGTTTGCAGGAGAAGCTGGTGTCCCAGACGATGCGAGCCACCCCTGACCGCTTGAGGAGGATGAATGAGGTGAGGTCCGTGTCTCGGATGCGGCTCCTGAGCTCCCGGAGTGCCGACTCCGCTGAGGGCGCCGAGGAGGAGCTGAGGGTTGAGAGGGGCCCAACCTTGCATCCAGGAGGCCTGGAGTCTCTGACCATGGGGGACCCGGCCTGGAAGGTAGGAAATGCACTCTCTGTCTCCAAGGGCGCCCTCTCACTGGGAGAAAATGGGCATctggcagcaggaagggagaagaacagCATGGATCAGGACTTCGGCCCAGGTGAGGAGTCAG ACTTGTATGACCCCAGCCGAGTGGAGAGGGTGTGA